In Artemia franciscana chromosome 4, ASM3288406v1, whole genome shotgun sequence, a single window of DNA contains:
- the LOC136026232 gene encoding chromodomain-helicase-DNA-binding protein 3-like has translation MPVSEVCKEFDLQNISIKYTEEDFKNLTNFSLFHSKFRPIFQEMNPKAPMSELKLLFNLKWKEFCAISQLKALKEPEEVSVQTEDIDKDHENDGSLMSRKRKGSRQSATKAKKRMKMAIGFFENEDDDYLGVHQEYCEVCQKVGDVIPCSTCSRAYHLACLDPKQKEVPEDKWSCPHCLSDNATGKVNAKETRKKKVKQPVVCKVCKEGGNALCRCDTCEFCFHTYCVVPPLTSKPEGSWTCLRCQCKEIPYKVQKILTWRWKDAKAFADLAPLCIQAKRAPLRRREFFVKLEGRSYWDCRWLDVNFMEVYCMPLLRSYIRKNNMEEPPKLEDLLVNEEQNIGADNQDDLDESSTESIKWTPKRITGLDSNGLHEKYYQYGVRPDWLVPHRVINHCTVNEVLQYLVKWRELPYDMATWEEESRNIPGLKCAIDEYHDLKYACGYESKKRKSGEEEEEQRQCRYRPPLQIPTTSLSKKLEVQPEYVAGNNGMVLHPYQMDGLNWLRYSWANQTNTVLADEMGLGKTIQTIVFLYSLYKEGHCRGPFLVVVPLSTIINWEREFETWAPGFYVVTYGGSQSCRRQIQNHDFSFEQADVHSRSKISRRKANTVKFHVLLTSYEMVSKVGDDYSLLGSIDWAVLVVDEAHRLKNNQSKLFILLNNYSIQYKLLLTGTPLQNNLEEMFNLFNFLCPESFKSLPEFQNEFATINEEEKIKKLHNMLGPHMLRRLKCDVLKDMPSKSEFIIRVELSPMQKQYYRYVLTKNYKALNSKSGGHQMSLLNIVMDLRKCCNHPYLFQKAQEEALYNPDGTYDLAELTKNAGKLVLLSKMLRLLKKQGHRVLIFSQMTKLLDILEHFLVGENYRYERIDGTITGTSRQEAIDRFNAPNAEQFVFLLSTKAGGLGINLATADTVIIYDSDWNPQNDIQAFARAHRIGQTNKVMIYRFVTRNSVEEKIVQLAKKKMMLTHLVVRSAPGGTPGKTGFSKQELENILKFGTEELFKDDGDGEEIHYDEKAVEDLLDRSKEGVEQKESSANEYLSSFKVATYSTKEGIVEGEVESKFIKQETENPDPVYWENLLSRHCDQVQETVDDSLGKGKRVRRQVNYTVVIQDRDGDLHGNGANNQSDYAAKSERGGKRKIPENQQSDPGALQPRPPKLAKVNGSFEVLGFNAQQRKAFLKAVMRYGMPLEEAMSTQWLMRDLKGISEQHFRSYASLFMRHLLESGNESDATFSDGVPRENICRQDVLTRMGILALIRKKVAEFETFNGYYSMPELVKEIVAGTEPKQKISAENQVVSTEKKTIGEIKLELKGEEEKQGWEEQKGLEASLPMESTLSIDTLPVVSTEKNTEEASEQKTKPVEETLPCSREAIAVNKEKATTGFTFNITDYGFTELQTLWLNEEKVSATKGIREVWNHRHDYWLLAGVAAHGYNRWKDIQNDKRFSIINEPFKLNEGKIDREIKNKFLVKRFKLLEKALVVEDQIRRASQLPVIQEAGNDAITITARFPEIEYFAEYNQCL, from the coding sequence ATGCCTGTCTCTGAAGTTTGTAAGGAATTCGATCTTCAAAATATCAGCATAAAATATACTGAGgaagatttcaaaaatttgacgAATTTTAGCTTGTTTCATAGCAAATTCCGTCCGATTTTTCAAGAAATGAATCCTAAGGCTCCAATGTCAGAACTCAAGTTGCTGTTTAATTTAAAGTGGAAGGAATTCTGTGCCATATCCCAGCTTAAAGCTCTCAAAGAACCTGAAGAGGTGTCAGTGCAGACAGAAGACATTGACAAGGATCATGAAAATGATGGTTCCCTGATGTCCAGGAAAAGAAAGGGTTCTAGGCAGTCAGCAACTAAGGCCAAGAAAAGGATGAAGATGGCAATaggtttttttgaaaatgaagatgACGATTATTTAGGGGTTCATCAGGAATATTGTGAGGTTTGCCAAAAAGTCGGAGACGTAATCCCATGCAGCACTTGTTCACGAGCCTATCACTTGGCATGTCTGGATCCGAAACAGAAAGAAGTTCCTGAGGATAAATGGTCTTGTCCTCACTGTTTGTCTGATAACGCTACTGGAAAGGTAAACGCAAAggaaacaagaaagaaaaaagtaaaacagccTGTTGTTTGTAAAGTTTGCAAAGAAGGTGGAAATGCGCTGTGTCGCTGTGATACGTGTGAATTCTGCTTTCACACTTACTGTGTAGTGCCACCTCTCACATCCAAGCCTGAGGGAAGTTGGACATGCCTCCGCTGTCAGTGTAAAGAAATCCCCTACAAGGTTCAAAAAATCCTCACTTGGCGATGGAAAGATGCTAAAGCCTTTGCTGATCTTGCACCGTTGTGTATCCAAGCAAAAAGGGCTCCTCTTCGCCGTAGAgaattttttgtcaaactaGAAGGTCGCTCATATTGGGATTGTCGTTGGCTTGATGTAAATTTTATGGAAGTTTACTGTATGCCTTTGCTTCGTTCATACATTCGGAAAAACAACATGGAAGAGCCGCCAAAATTGGAGGACTTACTAGTCAATGAAGAACAAAATATTGGGGCTGACAATCAAGATGATCTGGATGAATCATCAACTGAATCTATAAAATGGACTCCGAAGAGAATTACTGGTTTGGACTCGAATGGTCTACATGAAAAGTATTATCAGTATGGTGTTCGTCCTGATTGGTTGGTTCCGCATAGGGTAATTAACCACTGCACTGTTAACGAAGTGCTGCAGTATTTGGTTAAATGGAGGGAACTACCGTATGATATGGCCACTTGGGAGGAAGAAAGCAGAAACATACCTGGTTTAAAGTGTGCTATCGATGAATATCATGATCTAAAATACGCTTGCGGCTATGAATCTAAGAAAAGGAAGAGTggtgaagaagaagaagagcaGCGGCAGTGCCGTTACAGACCACCTTTACAGATCCCAACTACTAGCCTCAGCAAGAAGCTTGAAGTACAACCTGAGTACGTAGCGGGTAATAATGGAATGGTACTCCATCCATATCAAATGGATGGCCTTAATTGGCTTCGGTATTCATGGGCAAACCAAACGAACACTGTTCTTGCTGATGAAATGGGTCTCGGTAAAACAATTCAGACGATTGTTTTCCTCTATTCATTATACAAAGAAGGACATTGCAGAGGGCCTTTCCTGGTAGTAGTGCCTCTTTCAACAATAATTAATTGGGAGCGAGAGTTTGAAACTTGGGCGCCTGGTTTTTATGTTGTTACTTACGGGGGGAGCCAAAGTTGTCGACGTCAAATTCAAAATCATGATTTTAGCTTTGAACAAGCCGATGTCCATTCAAGGAGCAAAATCTCCAGAAGAAAGGCAAATACAGTTAAATTCCATGTTTTGCTCACAAGCTATGAAATGGTTAGCAAGGTTGGTGATGACTATTCGTTGTTAGGTTCAATTGACTGGGCAGTGCTTGTTGTTGATGAAGCTCAtagattgaaaaataatcagtcaaaacttttcattttgttaaacAACTACAGCATCCAGTATAAGCTTTTATTGACTGGAACTCCGCTACAAAATAATCTGGAAGAGATGTTCAACTTATTCAATTTCttatgtcctgaaagtttcaaaagtttGCCAGAATTTCAAAATGAATTCGCCACTAtcaatgaagaagaaaagattaagAAGCTCCATAATATGCTTGGGCCACATATGCTTCGTCGTCTTAAATGTGATGTGCTTAAGGATATGCCATCCAAATCAGAATTTATTATTCGTGTTGAGTTAAGTCCGATGCAAAAACAATATTACAGATACGTTTTGACCAAAAATTACAAAGCTTTAAATTCTAAAAGTGGTGGACATCAGATGTCTCTGTTGAACATAGTTATGGACCTTAGAAAATGCTGCAACCATCCTTATCTTTTCCAAAAAGCCCAGGAAGAGGCCCTGTATAATCCTGACGGAACATATGACCTTGCAGAACTTACAAAGAATGCTGGCAAACTTGTGCTTTTGTCCAAAATGTTGAGACTTCTTAAGAAGCAAGGACACAGAGTTTTAATTTTCTCTCAAATGACCAAATTGTTAGACATTCTTGaacattttttggttggagaGAATTACAGATATGAAAGGATCGATGGTACCATCACTGGAACAAGTAGACAGGAAGCTATTGATAGATTCAATGCACCTAATGCAGAGCAGTTTGTGTTCCTTCTATCTACCAAGGCTGGTGGTCTGGGTATCAACCTCGCAACAGCCGATACAGTTATCATTTATGACAGTGATTGGAATCCTCAGAATGATATTCAAGCCTTTGCTCGTGCTCATAGGATCGGTCAAACTAACAAAGTAATGATTTATCGTTTTGTAACCAGAAATTCtgtagaagaaaaaattgtacaATTGGCCAAGAAGAAGATGATGCTGACTCACTTGGTCGTCCGTTCCGCTCCTGGAGGAACCCCAGGGAAAACTGGTTTTTCTAAACAAGAGCTCGagaatatcttaaaatttggtACTGAAGAACTCTTCAAGGATGATGGAGACGGAGAAGAAATCCATTATGATGAAAAAGCTGTCGAGGACCTACTGGACCGTTCTAAAGAAGGAGTTGAGCAAAAAGAGTCTTCGGCCAATGAATACCTATCTTCATTCAAAGTTGCAACTTATTCCACGAAAGAGGGGATAGTGGAAGGGGAAGTAGAGTCGAAATTTATAAAACAAGAAACGGAAAATCCAGATCCTGTTTATTGGGAGAATTTGTTAAGCCGACATTGTGACCAGGTTCAGGAAACTGTCGACGATTCTCTCGGAAAAGGCAAGCGTGTTAGGAGACAGGTAAATTATACTGTTGTTATCCAGGATCGAGACGGTGATTTGCACGGCAACGGCGCTAATAACCAATCAGATTATGCAGCTAAATCTGAAAGaggtggaaaaagaaaaataccgGAGAATCAACAATCAGACCCTGGCGCACTTCAGCCTCGCCCACCCAAGCTTGCCAAAGTCAATGGAAGTTTTGAAGTTCTTGGATTCAATGCACAACAGCGAAAGGCTTTCTTAAAAGCGGTCATGCGGTATGGTATGCCTCTTGAGGAAGCTATGAGTACACAATGGCTGATGCGCGATCTCAAAGGGATTTCTGAGCAACATTTCAGATCGTATGCATCTCTCTTTATGCGTCATCTTCTTGAGTCGGGCAACGAATCTGACGCAACATTTTCTGACGGTGTGCCTCGCGAGAATATTTGTCGTCAGGATGTTCTGACTCGAATGGGTATTTTGGCACTCATTCGTAAGAAGGTTGCTGAATTCGAGACTTTTAATGGCTATTACAGTATGCCTGAACTAGTTAAGGAAATTGTGGCTGGAACTGAGCCAAAGCAGAAAATTTCAGCAGAGAATCAAGTCGtatccacagaaaaaaaaacaattggtgaaataaaattagagcttaaaggggaagaagaaaaacaaggatGGGAGGAACAAAAAGGATTGGAGGCTAGTCTACCAATGGAGTCTACACTATCTATTGACACTTTGCCCGTGGTGTCAACTGAAAAGAATACTGAAGAAGCCTcagaacagaaaacaaaacCAGTAGAAGAAACTCTGCCATGTTCGAGAGAAGCAATCGCCGTTAATAAAGAAAAAGCGACTACAGGCTTTACGTTCAATATTACTGACTATGGTTTTACAGAATTACAAACTCTGTGGTTAAACGAAGAAAAAGTGTCTGCTACCAAAGGAATACGTGAGGTCTGGAACCATCGTCATGATTATTGGCTGTTGGCTGGTGTTGCTGCACATGGTTATAATCGCTGGAAAGATATTCAGAACGACAAACGTTTCAGTATAATAAATGAACCATTTAAGCTGAATGAGGGTAAAATAGACcgtgaaattaaaaataaatttttggtcAAGCGATTTAAGCTACTTGAGAAAGCGCTAGTAGTCGAAGATCAAATTCGACGTGCTTCACAGTTGCCGGTCATTCAAGAGGCCGGAAACGATGCAATCACCATCACTGCTCGTTTTCCTGAGATCGAATATTTTGCGGAGTATAATCAATGTCTTTGA